One genomic window of Thioclava sp. GXIMD4216 includes the following:
- a CDS encoding sugar dehydrogenase complex small subunit produces the protein MISSLYERTGHEADGAASGRLTRRHLLGSATAMLAAAAMPAAVGAAVTQPLDADGFTRLSQLLTGRETLSPVVGARALAALSQDDDAFAAQAAELAQAIEAAGFSDMRQFNSFAEANPALRPVAMKIISAWYLGYTGTPSMNTTKDDAQFVSYAEALMYEPTRDATVIPSWSRGHSNYWKNPPAFMTGK, from the coding sequence ATGATTTCCTCATTGTATGAGAGGACAGGACACGAGGCCGATGGGGCGGCTTCCGGTCGTCTGACGCGCAGGCATCTTCTGGGAAGCGCAACCGCCATGCTGGCCGCTGCGGCAATGCCGGCGGCGGTCGGGGCTGCGGTGACACAGCCGCTTGATGCAGACGGGTTTACCCGCCTGTCGCAACTGCTGACCGGCCGCGAGACCCTGTCGCCTGTGGTGGGCGCGCGCGCCCTTGCCGCGTTGTCGCAAGACGATGACGCTTTCGCCGCCCAGGCCGCCGAGCTTGCACAGGCCATCGAGGCCGCCGGTTTTTCGGATATGCGGCAGTTCAACAGCTTTGCCGAGGCCAATCCGGCGCTGCGTCCGGTGGCAATGAAGATCATCTCTGCATGGTATCTGGGCTATACCGGAACCCCGTCGATGAACACCACCAAAGACGATGCCCAGTTCGTATCCTATGCGGAAGCTCTGATGTACGAGCCCACCCGCGATGCAACGGTGATCCCCAGCTGGTCGCGCGGCCATTCCAATTACTGGAAAAACCCGCCCGCCTTCATGACCGGCAAGTAA
- a CDS encoding GMC family oxidoreductase has product MATEFDADVIVVGSGALGSNAAYELASRGKSVIMLEAGEWIPRWKVVENFRASPRKGNHNDPYPNAPWAHTSFDGDYLENTGSFEFKPGMLKLVGGTTWHWAAATWRYIPNDMKLKTLYGVGRDWPMDYDELEPWYTKAEYNLGVAGSDTEDQSGRGGDSAYPPRSKPYPVPPEAETYYFQRLKARIGAEGYNFLHEPNGRTNQPWDGRPACSGNNNCMPVCPIGAMYSGDVHARHAQKAGAKILTDATAYKLEKGEGGKIAAVHYRSSKGDDVRLTAKYFIIACHGLETPKLLLLSDVANSSDQVGRNLMDHSGMGLQFLADEQLWPGRGQVQQGGIFNLRDGDFRREHSAVKHALTNTVPNRAIAERLLKQGVVGPELDERIRDMAARWVDVSTVFEMLPHPENRVTPSQKKDALGIPGLSVHYDVDDYVKAGAVKAKENFADFVRIMNGEVIEDDTGFQNRDHIMGTVIMGDDPKDSVVNHECRTWDHPNLFMATTGVIPASGVINPTLPGVALALRSADIIAREI; this is encoded by the coding sequence ATGGCAACTGAATTTGACGCCGACGTTATCGTCGTCGGCTCCGGTGCTCTAGGCAGCAATGCGGCATATGAACTCGCAAGTCGCGGCAAATCCGTGATCATGCTGGAGGCCGGCGAATGGATCCCGCGCTGGAAAGTGGTCGAGAATTTCCGCGCCTCGCCGCGCAAAGGCAACCATAACGACCCCTATCCGAACGCCCCTTGGGCGCATACCTCCTTTGACGGGGACTATCTTGAAAACACCGGCAGCTTCGAATTCAAGCCCGGTATGCTCAAGCTGGTGGGCGGCACCACATGGCACTGGGCGGCGGCCACATGGCGCTATATCCCCAATGACATGAAGCTGAAGACGCTCTATGGCGTGGGCCGCGACTGGCCGATGGACTATGACGAGCTGGAGCCGTGGTATACCAAGGCCGAATACAATCTGGGTGTGGCCGGTTCCGATACCGAGGACCAGTCGGGCCGCGGCGGCGATAGCGCCTACCCGCCCCGCTCGAAACCCTATCCGGTGCCGCCCGAGGCCGAAACCTATTACTTCCAGCGTCTGAAGGCGCGGATCGGGGCCGAAGGCTATAACTTCCTGCATGAGCCCAATGGCCGCACCAACCAGCCGTGGGACGGGCGTCCGGCCTGTTCGGGCAACAATAACTGCATGCCCGTCTGCCCCATCGGGGCGATGTATTCGGGCGATGTCCATGCTCGCCATGCACAGAAGGCCGGGGCCAAGATCCTGACCGATGCCACCGCCTACAAGCTGGAAAAAGGCGAGGGCGGCAAGATTGCGGCGGTGCATTACCGCTCGTCCAAGGGCGATGACGTGCGCCTGACGGCCAAGTATTTCATCATTGCCTGCCACGGTCTGGAAACGCCGAAGCTGCTGCTGCTGTCGGATGTGGCCAACAGCTCGGATCAGGTCGGGCGCAACCTGATGGACCATAGCGGCATGGGGCTGCAATTCCTCGCTGATGAACAGCTCTGGCCGGGCCGCGGTCAGGTGCAACAAGGCGGCATTTTCAACCTGCGCGACGGCGATTTCCGCCGCGAGCATTCCGCCGTCAAACATGCGCTGACCAATACCGTGCCCAACCGCGCCATTGCCGAGCGCCTTCTCAAGCAAGGGGTCGTCGGGCCGGAGCTGGACGAGCGTATCCGCGACATGGCCGCACGTTGGGTGGATGTCTCGACCGTGTTCGAGATGCTGCCGCATCCGGAAAACCGCGTGACACCGTCGCAGAAGAAGGATGCTTTGGGCATTCCGGGACTGAGCGTGCATTATGACGTGGATGATTACGTCAAGGCGGGCGCGGTCAAGGCCAAGGAGAACTTCGCCGATTTCGTCCGCATCATGAATGGCGAGGTCATCGAGGATGATACCGGGTTCCAGAACCGCGACCATATCATGGGCACCGTCATCATGGGCGACGACCCGAAGGACTCGGTCGTGAACCACGAATGCCGCACATGGGATCACCCGAACCTCTTCATGGCCACGACCGGCGTCATTCCGGCCTCGGGTGTCATCAACCCGACCCTGCCCGGCGTCGCACTGGCGCTGCGTTCAGCCGACATCATCGCGCGGGAGATCTGA